A stretch of the Stegostoma tigrinum isolate sSteTig4 chromosome 34, sSteTig4.hap1, whole genome shotgun sequence genome encodes the following:
- the LOC132206236 gene encoding probable G-protein coupled receptor 139 codes for MSKVHVVTAARTHRANSNMLLHEMISGSLKQEAAIQTSCSFSFLMELLGNRTNGTIFMSHSLSSKCQVNLMTVLILSRGNCRLSHGISCYMKAMATANLMVLVFTVLVSQIIRNHFPGSPLNYTPICQLNIFLQGLSLHLTVWFTITFTFDRFVAICCHKLKARYCTERMANVVITTVTVVNIMINIPLPFRYEAAYVANSVQWGCHAITNYHTSPGWAAHRWVTNISNSFVPIPLLLLMKSLTTRHILMASRARRALKSSSSASAVKMGSDPELKSRKTSIVLLFTISGCFVMLSAPITVIDVCIGVTQTVAVQDSNSLYLAFRVTFLMMCFSSCTNTCIYALTQRRFREEMKNLAKSPSSLLCKLHK; via the exons GCTGCATGAAATGATTTCTGGTTCATTGAAACAAGAAGCAGCTATTCAGACGAGTTGCAGCTTTTCATTCTTGATGGAACTTCTTGGCAACAGGACA AATGGCACTATATTTATGTCCCATTCCTTGAGTAGCAAATGCCAAg tgAACCTGATGACAGTGTTGATTCTTTCTCGAGGTAATTGTCGCCTTTCCCATGGAATCTCTTGCTACATGAAGGCCATGGCAACGGCAAATCTGATGGTCCTTGTCTTCACTGTGCTTGTGAGCCAGATCATCAGGAATCATTTCCCAGGCTCACCGTTGAACTACACTCCTATCTGCCAACTCAATATTTTCCTGCAAGGGCTGAGCCTCCATCTCACCGTCTGGTTCACCATAACTTTCACCTTCGACCGTTTTGTAGCAATTTGCTGCCACAAATTGAAGGCGAGATATTGCACTGAAAGAATGGCCAATGTGGTCATAACCACTGTGACCGTGGTTAACATTATGATCAACATTCCCTTACCTTTTCGCTACGAGGCTGCTTATGTTGCGAACAGTGTGCAGTGGGGCTGCCATGCCATTACCAATTATCACACTTCACCAGGCTGGGCAGCTCACCGGTGGGTCACCAACATCTCAAACTCATTTGTTCCTATTCCCCTGCTCCTGTTGATGAAATCTCTCACCACCCGGCACATCCTAATGGCCAGCAGGGCTCGCCGAGCCCTGAAGAGCAGCAGCAGTGCTAGTGCTGTGAAGATGGGCAGTGACCCCGAGTTGAAGAGCAGGAAGACCTCCATCGTTCTACTCTTTACCATTTCTGGATGCTTTGTGATGCTTTCGGCGCCCATCACTGTGATCGATGTGTGTATTggtgtcacccagacagtggctGTCCAGGATTCGAACTCACTCTACTTGGCATTCAGGGTGACATTCCTGATGATGTGCTTCAGCTCCTGCACAAACACGTGTATTTACGCACTGACCCAGAGGAGATTCAGAGAGGAGATGAAGAATCTGGCAAAATCTCCCTCTTCTCTGCTCTGTAAGCTACATAAATAA